From the genome of Candidatus Roizmanbacteria bacterium, one region includes:
- the murB gene encoding UDP-N-acetylmuramate dehydrogenase: MNIQKNVNLKQFTTVKSNTVASLFTTVTTRDEFIEAFKYAKEHGLQTMIIGGGSNTVFATEKIDKLVIRNQFFNFNVLSETETTADIEVSAGLPVSMLVQKTIERGFEGFEYHQGLPGSVGGALYMNSKWTKPLIYFGDSLISATLIDKEGNEKKVDRAYFEFAYDYSTLQKTHEVLIEAAFRLNKTDKDILKHRATEAIEYRKKTQPFGVASSGCVFQNINGQSAGELIDKAGLKGTRVGKFVVSEIHANFIINEGDDNMENLKKLIALVKEKVKAKFGVELKEEVRIIE; the protein is encoded by the coding sequence ATGAATATCCAAAAGAACGTTAATCTTAAGCAGTTTACCACCGTTAAGTCCAACACCGTAGCCTCCTTATTCACCACGGTTACTACTCGTGATGAGTTTATCGAAGCATTTAAATATGCGAAGGAGCACGGTCTTCAGACAATGATTATTGGAGGCGGCTCTAACACCGTTTTTGCAACTGAAAAAATCGATAAATTAGTGATTCGTAATCAGTTTTTTAATTTTAATGTTCTGAGTGAAACTGAGACTACGGCAGATATTGAGGTATCGGCCGGACTCCCGGTCTCGATGCTTGTCCAAAAAACAATTGAGAGAGGTTTTGAGGGTTTTGAGTATCATCAAGGACTGCCAGGCTCGGTCGGGGGCGCGCTCTATATGAATTCCAAATGGACAAAACCACTCATTTATTTTGGCGATAGTCTTATCTCTGCAACCCTCATAGATAAAGAAGGTAATGAAAAAAAGGTTGACCGAGCGTATTTTGAATTTGCGTATGACTATAGCACGCTGCAAAAAACACATGAAGTTCTTATTGAGGCAGCATTTAGACTAAACAAAACCGACAAGGATATCCTCAAGCATCGAGCGACTGAGGCGATCGAATACCGAAAAAAGACACAACCTTTTGGAGTTGCCTCAAGTGGTTGTGTATTCCAAAATATCAATGGGCAGTCTGCAGGAGAGCTTATCGATAAAGCAGGACTCAAGGGCACGAGAGTTGGTAAGTTTGTTGTCTCGGAAATTCATGCCAACTTCATTATTAATGAGGGTGACGACAATATGGAAAATCTAAAGAAGCTCATAGCTCTCGTAAAGGAAAAGGTTAAAGCAAAGTTTGGAGTAGAGTTAAAGGAAGAGGTTAGAATCATTGAGTAA
- a CDS encoding polyphenol oxidase family protein, whose protein sequence is MLTYSDTSKVISSSLLSKNIVHGFGTRMSGNGRDVEDIRHYLTTHNVTYKTIVDPEQVHGDHIVHVTSDNSKGILDIDECDGLITSEKGVALTVITADCAPILYLDLVKNIVGISHNGRKGTELKLAMKMIDKLYALGSKSQDIRVAIGPAIGACCYPMNLLEDNVKQLLESGLGKEQIDTFPFCTKCYSKRFYSYRNSRDLPFESPQDKTKFPEQFSFIMLNNA, encoded by the coding sequence GTGCTAACTTATAGTGACACTTCTAAGGTTATTAGTTCTTCATTACTATCAAAAAATATTGTCCACGGATTCGGAACTCGCATGAGCGGAAACGGGAGAGATGTTGAAGATATAAGGCACTATCTTACGACGCACAACGTTACGTACAAAACTATCGTTGATCCTGAACAGGTGCATGGCGATCACATCGTTCATGTTACTAGCGATAACTCTAAAGGTATTTTAGATATCGATGAATGCGACGGCTTGATTACGAGTGAAAAAGGAGTGGCGCTTACTGTTATTACCGCAGACTGCGCACCCATACTTTACCTTGATCTAGTTAAAAATATTGTAGGAATATCTCATAATGGTCGAAAAGGAACAGAGCTAAAACTTGCAATGAAGATGATTGATAAGTTATACGCTCTAGGTTCTAAGTCTCAAGACATCCGCGTGGCAATCGGTCCAGCAATCGGTGCTTGCTGTTATCCGATGAATCTTTTAGAAGATAATGTGAAACAACTTCTTGAATCGGGTTTGGGTAAGGAACAGATTGACACATTTCCTTTCTGCACAAAGTGCTACTCCAAGCGATTCTACTCTTACAGGAACTCAAGAGATTTACCCTTCGAATCACCTCAGGATAAGACAAAATTTCCCGAACAGTTCTCTTTTATAATGCTCAATAACGCCTAA
- a CDS encoding UDP-N-acetylmuramoyl-L-alanyl-D-glutamate--2,6-diaminopimelate ligase: protein MYEKFKRHIQPLINIYHLLRAVAATVYYGYPSSKLRVIGVTGTDGKTTTTHAIYHILKSAGKKVSMLSTVYAKIGDKEYETGLHVTTPDAVLLQKLLSESVKHGDEYFVLETTSHGLDQNRNFGIFYEIGVITNITHEHLDYHITYEKYLLTKAKLLKRSKIGIINRDDTSFEKLKTILKNKIKTYGLKNDADYKVYIEKELKKNIPEYNRYNFLAAYSVCLELGIDKKAIFTGLKTYELPIGRFDLVHDGDFKVYVDFAHTPNALASVLPELKKESTKMKGRLIHVFGSAGLRDASKRSMMGAETGKYADISIVTEEDYRTEDPEKIYQEIIHGIDNKELRIKEGTLLFIMNRQQAINHAIKLAKKGDVVVCTGKAHEKSLNRNGVENQWDEFLAVENAMNLKK from the coding sequence ATGTACGAAAAATTCAAACGGCACATCCAGCCCTTAATCAATATCTACCATCTTCTGCGAGCTGTGGCTGCTACTGTCTACTATGGGTATCCTAGCTCTAAATTGAGAGTGATTGGCGTAACGGGTACCGATGGTAAGACAACCACAACGCATGCGATATATCACATTCTGAAATCCGCAGGAAAAAAAGTTTCGATGCTCTCAACAGTGTATGCAAAGATCGGTGACAAAGAATATGAGACAGGACTTCATGTAACCACTCCCGATGCGGTGTTACTACAGAAGCTGTTAAGCGAATCGGTAAAACATGGAGATGAATATTTCGTTTTAGAAACTACCTCACATGGTCTCGATCAAAACCGTAACTTTGGTATTTTTTATGAAATTGGAGTAATCACAAATATCACTCATGAGCATCTAGACTACCATATTACCTATGAAAAATATCTCCTTACAAAAGCAAAACTCCTAAAGCGCTCAAAAATCGGAATTATCAATCGGGATGATACTTCGTTTGAAAAACTGAAAACAATATTGAAAAACAAGATTAAAACTTATGGACTCAAAAACGATGCGGATTACAAGGTGTACATAGAAAAGGAACTGAAAAAGAACATACCAGAATATAATCGATACAATTTTTTAGCAGCGTATTCTGTTTGCCTGGAATTGGGTATAGATAAAAAAGCAATCTTTACTGGGTTGAAGACCTACGAACTTCCGATAGGTCGATTTGATCTAGTGCACGATGGAGATTTCAAAGTTTACGTTGACTTCGCTCATACTCCAAACGCACTCGCAAGTGTTCTTCCTGAGCTGAAGAAAGAATCAACGAAAATGAAGGGAAGACTCATACACGTATTTGGTTCTGCTGGTTTACGAGATGCATCGAAGAGATCAATGATGGGAGCTGAGACCGGCAAATACGCTGATATCAGCATTGTTACGGAGGAGGACTACAGAACAGAAGACCCTGAGAAAATTTATCAGGAAATAATTCATGGAATTGATAATAAAGAATTAAGAATTAAAGAAGGCACTTTGTTATTTATTATGAATAGGCAGCAAGCTATTAATCATGCTATTAAGTTGGCTAAAAAAGGAGATGTGGTAGTGTGCACGGGAAAGGCGCATGAAAAAAGTCTTAATCGAAATGGGGTCGAGAATCAATGGGATGAATTCCTTGCTGTTGAAAATGCAATGAATCTTAAAAAATAA
- a CDS encoding penicillin-binding protein 2: MLFFLLSIHFYCHTVKLFFIQVAPSSNVSQSYLKYKQIYPDRGTILDRNQQPLALNRKTYLVFAEPKIIKDISTVTEKVAKELSADQASIAARLDPSLSWVKLAEGVSQKTKKTIEALKLRGVGFEEQSQRYYPEASLSAHLLGFVGKGKAGEPIGYFGVEGFYEQDLAGLLGFVKSERDLIGRPILIGDQEKIDSENGRDLILTVDKTVQNIAKAKLKSGLESYQAKEGCVIVANPNTLEILALTCLPDYDPNLYYDSNDQTFNNQSISSLYEPGSTFKPLITAAGIEEKAIKSDSKFDEKGPVTIGEYTIRTWNNKYEGKISMTRILEKSSNVGMVYIGSKLGKNNVKKYVEEYGFGQKTGIDLQGESAGYIRDYWADIDYATVTFGQGIVVTPIQMVRAFSAVINGGNLMRPYIVKAMKTGLTTQEVKPKLDKKILSQKTSDIVKKMLVSTVEHGEYKWAIPEGYHIGGKTGTAQIAIGGKYDASKTIASFIGFAPADKPKFIALVVLKEPKSSIYGSETAAPIFFEIAKELLYYYNIPPSN; this comes from the coding sequence GTGCTGTTTTTTCTTCTTTCTATTCATTTTTATTGCCATACTGTAAAGCTATTTTTTATTCAGGTTGCTCCATCATCAAACGTCTCACAGTCATACCTCAAGTACAAGCAGATCTATCCAGATCGGGGAACGATTTTGGACCGGAATCAACAACCTCTTGCCCTTAACAGAAAGACCTACTTAGTATTTGCCGAGCCTAAAATTATTAAGGATATTTCTACCGTTACCGAGAAGGTTGCTAAAGAGTTATCTGCTGACCAGGCTTCTATCGCGGCTCGACTTGATCCATCGCTAAGTTGGGTGAAGTTGGCAGAGGGAGTTTCACAGAAGACGAAGAAAACAATTGAAGCGCTCAAACTACGAGGAGTGGGGTTTGAGGAGCAATCACAACGGTATTACCCAGAAGCATCGTTATCTGCCCACCTTTTAGGCTTTGTAGGTAAAGGAAAAGCAGGAGAGCCGATTGGATACTTTGGAGTAGAAGGATTTTATGAGCAAGACCTAGCTGGATTATTGGGATTTGTCAAAAGCGAGCGCGATCTTATAGGTAGACCTATTTTGATCGGAGATCAAGAGAAGATCGACTCTGAGAACGGTAGAGATCTGATCTTAACGGTAGATAAAACGGTGCAGAATATTGCCAAAGCAAAGCTGAAGAGTGGATTAGAAAGCTATCAAGCTAAAGAAGGATGTGTGATTGTCGCGAATCCAAACACACTCGAAATTTTGGCACTTACGTGTCTACCCGACTACGATCCTAATTTGTATTACGACTCAAATGATCAAACCTTCAATAATCAATCTATCTCTTCACTCTATGAGCCAGGATCCACCTTCAAGCCGCTTATTACAGCAGCGGGTATTGAAGAGAAGGCGATTAAATCCGACTCCAAATTTGATGAAAAGGGACCAGTTACTATTGGTGAGTACACGATTAGAACTTGGAACAATAAGTACGAAGGTAAGATTTCGATGACCAGAATTTTAGAGAAATCGTCAAATGTTGGAATGGTGTACATAGGGTCTAAACTTGGAAAAAATAATGTCAAAAAATATGTTGAGGAATACGGATTTGGACAAAAAACAGGCATCGATCTACAAGGAGAAAGTGCCGGCTACATCCGAGATTACTGGGCCGATATTGATTATGCTACCGTTACCTTCGGTCAGGGAATTGTGGTAACACCAATCCAGATGGTTCGGGCATTTTCCGCGGTCATAAATGGTGGAAATCTCATGAGACCATACATCGTAAAGGCTATGAAAACAGGTCTGACTACTCAAGAGGTTAAACCTAAACTTGATAAAAAAATATTGAGTCAAAAAACATCTGATATTGTGAAAAAAATGCTGGTATCCACCGTTGAGCACGGAGAGTATAAGTGGGCAATTCCAGAAGGATATCATATTGGAGGTAAGACCGGAACGGCTCAGATTGCGATTGGGGGAAAGTATGATGCCTCAAAAACAATTGCTTCGTTTATTGGATTTGCTCCTGCAGATAAACCTAAGTTTATTGCTCTAGTTGTGTTGAAAGAACCAAAAAGTTCGATTTACGGATCGGAAACCGCAGCCCCGATTTTCTTTGAGATAGCAAAAGAGTTGTTATACTATTACAACATTCCACCGAGCAATTGA
- the rsmH gene encoding 16S rRNA (cytosine(1402)-N(4))-methyltransferase RsmH, whose protein sequence is MTHTPVMLDEAIEALQVNKGKRYIDATIGQLGHLNKIRELGGEVLGLDYDKEQIKRASKELEGSGVMLAQCNFADIEAIAKEKNFYPVDGVLFDLGISYGQMTSNGIGLSFKNREEPLDMRLLDQTREDASDFLNSANEEELYFILARYGEEPLSEKIAKSILRRRNDRKIKTVGDLCDAIDAVAPSKNTRIYSRIFQALRMLVNDEVENLHKGFMGGLSLLKSGGVLVVITFNSGEDRQVKKLISNNKKLISNDWKVKKKMAKSFERSALMRVVVKNNNMKISKIQSTIGVLFSVLIVANIFAFVMSMKQSQSIQEYETKTYALKLENSDLEESMYSVNSLQYAASRAADLTFTAKAKPYYLHTMGVARRN, encoded by the coding sequence ATGACACATACACCAGTAATGCTCGATGAGGCCATAGAAGCATTACAGGTAAACAAAGGTAAAAGATATATAGATGCGACGATCGGACAGTTAGGGCACCTTAACAAAATTCGAGAGCTTGGAGGAGAGGTACTGGGACTTGATTATGATAAAGAGCAAATTAAGAGAGCTTCGAAGGAGCTTGAAGGCTCCGGCGTGATGCTTGCGCAGTGCAACTTTGCGGACATTGAGGCCATTGCAAAAGAGAAGAATTTTTACCCAGTAGACGGAGTTTTGTTTGATCTGGGGATCTCATACGGACAGATGACTAGTAATGGTATTGGACTATCGTTCAAAAACAGAGAAGAACCATTAGACATGAGGTTACTTGATCAGACAAGAGAAGATGCTTCGGACTTTCTCAATTCAGCAAATGAAGAAGAACTATATTTTATCTTGGCGCGATATGGTGAGGAGCCATTATCGGAAAAGATAGCAAAATCAATATTGCGTAGACGAAATGACCGAAAAATTAAGACCGTTGGTGATCTGTGCGATGCGATTGATGCCGTAGCACCTTCAAAAAATACGCGTATATATAGTCGAATCTTCCAAGCTCTGCGAATGTTAGTGAATGACGAAGTGGAAAATCTCCATAAAGGATTTATGGGCGGACTTTCACTTCTTAAGTCAGGTGGCGTACTCGTCGTAATAACCTTTAATTCAGGAGAAGACAGACAGGTCAAAAAGTTAATATCAAATAACAAAAAACTAATATCTAACGATTGGAAGGTAAAGAAGAAGATGGCCAAATCATTTGAGAGATCGGCCTTAATGAGGGTAGTTGTCAAAAATAACAATATGAAAATTTCAAAGATACAAAGCACAATTGGTGTATTATTTTCTGTTTTGATAGTTGCTAACATCTTCGCCTTTGTTATGAGTATGAAGCAGAGCCAAAGCATTCAGGAATATGAGACGAAAACCTATGCGCTCAAATTGGAGAATAGCGATTTAGAGGAGTCGATGTACAGCGTTAACTCACTCCAGTATGCAGCATCCAGAGCCGCAGATCTTACATTTACTGCAAAAGCTAAGCCATACTACCTACACACCATGGGTGTTGCAAGACGCAACTGA
- the mraZ gene encoding division/cell wall cluster transcriptional repressor MraZ — MVFIGEFQVSFTGLGRIVLPKKIRELLKGNSFIVTKGFDKCLAGFDKQDWEDRANELLQVSLLEQENLDKRRFVFSSASSLEIDEQGRFVIPKNLLEFAGLSKKVVIIGVGDHFEFWDEEKWVEKSKN; from the coding sequence ATGGTTTTTATTGGTGAATTTCAAGTATCGTTTACTGGACTTGGAAGAATTGTTTTACCAAAAAAAATCAGAGAACTTTTAAAAGGAAACAGTTTTATTGTAACAAAAGGATTCGACAAATGTCTTGCCGGATTCGACAAACAAGACTGGGAAGATCGGGCAAATGAGTTGTTGCAGGTTTCCCTACTCGAGCAAGAAAATTTAGATAAAAGAAGATTTGTTTTTTCATCAGCGAGCAGTCTTGAGATTGATGAGCAGGGAAGATTCGTGATTCCGAAGAACTTGCTTGAGTTTGCAGGTTTGAGTAAGAAGGTTGTGATTATAGGAGTAGGAGATCACTTTGAGTTCTGGGACGAAGAGAAATGGGTAGAGAAATCTAAGAATTAA